Proteins encoded by one window of Elaeis guineensis isolate ETL-2024a chromosome 12, EG11, whole genome shotgun sequence:
- the LOC140852817 gene encoding G-type lectin S-receptor-like serine/threonine-protein kinase At5g35370: MGHLTTPEWLTNSAISDQIDMYCFEIVLPELVRGRKNKSVELSEGESRSTEQSESTGSDGNEGRYFSMVALDVYEQGRHKELADQKLEERTMVAKVKRVVKVVLCL; this comes from the coding sequence ATGGGGCACCTGACGACGCCAGAGTGGCTGACGAACTCAGCTATCTCAGACCAGATCGACATGTACTGCTTCGAAATAGTGCTGCCGGAGTTGGTGAGGGGGAGGAAGAACAAGTCGGTGGAGCTGAGTGAGGGAGAGAGCAGGTCGACGGAGCAGTCAGAGTCGACGGGATCGGATGGCAATGAGGGGAGGTATTTTTCGATGGTGGCGCTAGATGTGTACGAACAGGGGAGGCACAAGGAGCTGGCGGACCAAAAGCTAGAGGAGCGGACAATGGTGGCAAAGGTGAAGAGGGTGGTGAAGGTGGTGCTTTGTTTATAA
- the LOC105055182 gene encoding cytokinin riboside 5'-monophosphate phosphoribohydrolase LOG3 isoform X1 codes for MEEAQVGKSSRFKRVCVFCGSSTGKRNCYQDAAVELGKELVARKVDLVYGGGSIGLMGLVSEAVHRGGGHVIGIIPRTLMGKELTGETVGEVKAVASMHQRKAEMARHSDAFIALPGGYGTLEELLEMITWAQLGIHNKPVGLLNVDGYYNSLLAFIDKAVDDGFIKPFQRHIIVSSPNAKDLVQKLERAIVQHVTQEYVPVQDAVVATLMWEKEQVGYNSFLQADISR; via the exons ATGGAAGAAGCCCAGGTAGGCAAGTCATCAAGGTTTAAGAGGGTGTGCGTCTTCTGTGGCAGCAGCACCGGGAAGAGGAACTGCTACCAAGATGCAGCCGTGGAGCTTGGCAAAGAACTG GTGGCGAGGAAGGTGGATTTAGTTTATGGAGGTGGAAGCATTGGCCTGATGGGCCTTGTCTCTGAAGCCGTCCATAGGGGAGGCGGCCATGTTATTGG GATTATTCCGAGGACTTTAATGGGCAAAGAG CTCACAGGGGAGACCGTGGGAGAGGTGAAAGCAGTTGCAAGCATGCATCAGAGGAAGGCGGAGATGGCTCGACACTCGGACGCGTTCATTGCCTTACCTG GTGGGTACGGCACGCTGGAGGAGCTGCTGGAGATGATAACTTGGGCCCAGCTCGGCATCCACAACAAACCT GTTGGTTTGCTGAATGTTGATGGGTATTATAACTCGCTGCTGGCCTTCATAGATAAGGCCGTGGACGACGGCTTCATCAAGCCATTCCAGCGCCACATCATAGTCTCCTCTCCCAATGCCAAGGACCTGGTCCAAAAGCTTGAG agaGCTATTGTTCAACACGTGACGCAGGAATACGTGCCCGTCCAAGACGCGGTTGTGGCAACGCTGATGTGGGAGAAGGAGCAGGTTGGATACAATTCCTTCCTGCAGGCTGATATCTCTAGGTAG
- the LOC105055182 gene encoding cytokinin riboside 5'-monophosphate phosphoribohydrolase LOG3 isoform X2: MEEAQVGKSSRFKRVCVFCGSSTGKRNCYQDAAVELGKELVARKVDLVYGGGSIGLMGLVSEAVHRGGGHVIGIIPRTLMGKELTGETVGEVKAVASMHQRKAEMARHSDAFIALPGGYGTLEELLEMITWAQLGIHNKPVGLLNVDGYYNSLLAFIDKAVDDGFIKPFQRHIIVSSPNAKDLVQKLEEYVPVQDAVVATLMWEKEQVGYNSFLQADISR; encoded by the exons ATGGAAGAAGCCCAGGTAGGCAAGTCATCAAGGTTTAAGAGGGTGTGCGTCTTCTGTGGCAGCAGCACCGGGAAGAGGAACTGCTACCAAGATGCAGCCGTGGAGCTTGGCAAAGAACTG GTGGCGAGGAAGGTGGATTTAGTTTATGGAGGTGGAAGCATTGGCCTGATGGGCCTTGTCTCTGAAGCCGTCCATAGGGGAGGCGGCCATGTTATTGG GATTATTCCGAGGACTTTAATGGGCAAAGAG CTCACAGGGGAGACCGTGGGAGAGGTGAAAGCAGTTGCAAGCATGCATCAGAGGAAGGCGGAGATGGCTCGACACTCGGACGCGTTCATTGCCTTACCTG GTGGGTACGGCACGCTGGAGGAGCTGCTGGAGATGATAACTTGGGCCCAGCTCGGCATCCACAACAAACCT GTTGGTTTGCTGAATGTTGATGGGTATTATAACTCGCTGCTGGCCTTCATAGATAAGGCCGTGGACGACGGCTTCATCAAGCCATTCCAGCGCCACATCATAGTCTCCTCTCCCAATGCCAAGGACCTGGTCCAAAAGCTTGAG GAATACGTGCCCGTCCAAGACGCGGTTGTGGCAACGCTGATGTGGGAGAAGGAGCAGGTTGGATACAATTCCTTCCTGCAGGCTGATATCTCTAGGTAG